The proteins below are encoded in one region of Colias croceus chromosome 17, ilColCroc2.1:
- the LOC123699187 gene encoding peroxisomal leader peptide-processing protease, producing the protein MAVEGVMVTYNYSDDGELANILTVAASGIKYSNRWVLTHGSILSPLKQAKIIKEARGKPIVNDEFYNTLPEIYVTCEKGKSKGSNVYEGVERLSRERNLDIDTDFEHSSYQARVMTGRICHLWQCPILDRCVDDILYSWTIGHRDGDVERQTQLGKALLSVFVLIDLECDNTGFKTLRPLSELLDLVRLPPERGTNIQVHSTPFGCEVFLNAVTRGSVCGVVGKRPSLLLTDAATALGSEGGPVFTDGPTRELVGAVVCSVSWWRGEWVGLTLAAPLRSVLAAKLRVPPAAAPRAPPSPLHSDILERIDRVTLLVRCGAAWGAGVYLGDGFVVTCAHVVKNHASHKVSLYCRGVKETAIVRYKNVDDKAYDLALLFTNPQCWTHLLPAVFHDETVEKGESVLAAGYPYFNENNLEDLKPTVTSGHVNNVSPSLIQTSCCVQSGFSGGPIFQITNNAQVRVLGIIVSNAKTETGACFPYINMAVPAKAFVRLLQQFIEDRDEKKLLAIENNREMIQSQWRLLPYRSKI; encoded by the exons ATGGCGGTAGAAGGTGTGATGGTGACATACAACTACTCTGATGATGGAGAACTAGCCAATATTCTGACAGTCGCAGCATCTGGTATCAAATATTCCAACCGCTGGGTTCTCACACATGGATCTATTCTCTCTCCTTTAAAACAGGcgaaaattataaaagaagCCAGAGGAAAGCCTATAGTAAACGATGAGTTTTACAACACATTGCCAGAAATCTATGTGACATGTGAAAAGGGCAAATCGAAAGGGTCTAATGTGTATGAAGGAGTGGAGAGGCTGAGTAGAGAGAGGAACTTGGACATCGATACTGATTTTGAGCATAGCAGTTATCAGGCGCGCGTGATGACTGGCAG AATATGCCACCTCTGGCAGTGTCCCATACTAGACCGGTGCGTGGACGACATTCTATACAGCTGGACGATTGGCCATCGAGATGGTGATGTGGAACGACAGACGCAGCTCGGCAAGGCTCTGCTCTCTGTGTTCGTGCTTATTGACTTGGAGTGCGATAATACTG GATTTAAGACTTTAAGGCCTTTATCAGAGCTTCTAGATTTGGTCCGACTGCCACCAGAACGGGGGACCAATATACAAGTTCATTCCACACCGTTTGGATGTGAG GTGTTTCTAAACGCAGTGACGCGCGGCTCGGTGTGCGGCGTGGTCGGCAAGCGGCCATCTTTGTTGCTAACTGACGCAGCGACTGCGTTGGGCTCGGAGGGCGGGCCCGTGTTCACTGATGGGCCTAC TAGGGAGCTAGTAGGCGCAGTGGTGTGCAGCGTGTCGTGGTGGCGGGGCGAGTGGGTCGGGCTGACGCTAGCGGCGCCGCTGCGCTCGGTGCTGGCGGCCAAGCTGCGCGTGCCGCCCGCCGCCGCGCCGAGAGCGCCGCCGTCGCCGCTGCACAGCGACATACTGG AGCGCATCGACCGCGTGACGCTGCTGGTGCGGTGCGGCGCGGCGTGGGGCGCGGGCGTGTACCTCGGGGACGGGTTCGTCGTCACGTGCGCGCATGTTgtcaaaaat CACGCCTCTCACAAAGTATCGCTATACTGCCGCGGAGTGAAAGAGACGGCTATAGTTCGGTACAAGAACGTAGATGATAAAGCGTATGATCTTGCGTTATTGTTTACAAACCCTCAGTGTTGGACTCATTTATTACCAGCTGTGTTTCATGATGAGACTGTGGAAAAAG GCGAGTCAGTACTAGCGGCTGGCTACCCGTACTTCAACGAGAACAATCTAGAAGATCTAAAACCGACTGTAACGAGCGGCCATGTTAACAACGTGTCGCCATCTTTAATACAGACGTCGTGTTGTGTGCAGTCTGGGTTTAG TGGCGGTCCAATATTCCAAATAACAAACAACGCTCAAGTGCGAGTTCTCGGCATCATAGTGAGTAACGCTAAAACTGAAACAGGCGCGTGTTTCCCGTATATCAATATGGCGGTCCCTGCTAAGGCTTTTGTGCGACTTCTACAGCAGTTTATTGAAGATAGAg ATGAGAAGAAATTATTAGCAATCGAAAATAACAGAGAGATGATTCAATCACAATGGCGGTTACTTCCTTATAGatcgaaaatataa
- the LOC123699189 gene encoding NADH dehydrogenase [ubiquinone] 1 alpha subcomplex subunit 11-like — protein sequence MSCECKQVKTNRNYYRYYDSPEGCDVFKKMMASARIGATAGVLISTKDVLLYSHAVGLGPILRRYMYHTAPLALMGATFAAVANTVYQYRKVDDHWNYFLGGFACGPILAVYLGSYHAVLLGGLALGTLAAAKKECLLHGIDFLPQIYGHMRTVNHWRMDYSITKDPLEEMQRTCDQGKKK from the exons atgtccTGTGAATGTAAACAAGTAAAAACAAATCGTAACTACTACCGGTATTATGATTCGCCGGAGGGATGTGATGTTTTCAAAAAG ATGATGGCATCAGCTCGAATCGGGGCAACGGCCGGTGTGCTCATATCGACTAAAGATGTGTTACTGTACTCTCATGCTGTCGGTCTGGGACCTATTCTTAGGAG GTATATGTACCACACTGCACCTTTAGCTCTAATGGGCGCTACGTTCGCAGCAGTGGCTAACACCGTGTATCAATATAGAAAAGTGGACGACCATTGGAATTActttttag GTGGCTTCGCATGTGGTCCCATACTAGCTGTATACTTGGGCTCCTACCACGCCGTACTTCTGGGTGGCCTTGCTCTGGGCACGCTAGCGGCAGCCAAGAAGGAATGCTTGCTGCACGGGATCGACTTCTTACCTCAGATATATGGTCACATGCGCACTGTTAACCATTGGAGAATGGACTATTCTATCACTAAGGATCCTCTTGAAG aAATGCAACGCACTTGCGACCAGGGGAAAAAGAagtga